The DNA region ATAATGCACGACCTTCTTGAACAACTTGTTCTAGAACTGGCAAGATGTCTTGGATATTAGAAATCTTTTTGTCTGTTAATAAAATATAAGGATTTTCTAAAACGGCTTCCATCTTGTCATTGTCAGTTACCATATATTGAGATAGGTAACCACGGTCAAATTGCATACCCTCAACAACATCTAGAGAGGTATCAATTGATTGAGATTCTTCAATGGTGATGACGCCATCTTGGCCAACTTTTTCCATTGCTTCTGCAATTAAGTCACCAACTTCGCTGTCACCTGATGAAATTGATGCAACGTTAGCGATTGCGCCTTTAGAATCTACAGGAACTGAAATTTCAGATAAACGATCTGAAGCTACGCGAATTGCTTTGTCAATCCCGCGACGAACACCTACTGGGTTAGCACCAGCAGTAACGTTTTTCATACCTTCAGTTACAATTGCTTGAGTTAGAACAGTGGCAGTTGTTGTACCGTCACCGGCAATATCATTTGTTTTTGAAGCTACTTCAGCAACTAGTTTTGCACCCATATCTTCAAATTTATCTTCTAATTCAATTTCTTTAGCGATAGTTACACCATCGTTAGTGATTAGCGGTGAACCATAACTTTGGTCTAAAACAACATTACGACCTTTTGGTCCTAAAGTTACTTTCACCGTATCAGCTAATATATCAATCCCACGAACCATTGATTGACGTGCATCTTCTGAAAATTTAATATCTTTTGCCATTTATTCATTCACCTCATAAAATTTCATATTGTTATTAATCTGTAAATATTGATAAATTGACTAATCTACAATTGCGATAATATCGCTTTCTTTAATAATTAATAATTCTTGACCTTCATATTCAAATGTTGAACCTGCATATTTTTCAAATAGAACGCGGTCGCCTTCTTTCAATTGTGATGTGAAATCTTCCGTATTCTCAGCAACTGCTTCAACAACACCTACTTGTTGTTTCTCTTTAGCAGCTGACGGTAATACGATACCTGAAACTGTTTGCTCTTTAGCCTCTTCAACTCTCACAACTGCGCGTCCGTTTAATGGTTTAATCATTTACATGTCCCTCCATTTATATAAAATATCTGTCAAACCCAAGCTAAATTACTTGGTTATTTTAGAGATTAGCACTCTCTATGTTTGACTGCTAACCTCTACATTTCTTATCTTAAAACAATCAAATATGAATTGCAAGAGAAAGATTGACTTTTTTTGACCTATTTTTCCTTATAAGTCGAAAACCTTGATTTTATGCGGAATTTAAGTTATTTTTAGTAGTTGAAGAATGTGTTAAATTTTGATAAAAGTTAAAATATGTTATATATGTTATATAAGAGAGGAATGTCAGTTTTTTTATGTTAAAAGGACCAGTAATATTTTTATTACTATTCAAATTAGTATTTATTTTTCTAGCCGTAACCTTCGCTATTGGCAGTGTGGAAGGCTCTGGATGGAACTGGACAGTATATTTAGCCCTAGCAGTTGCCGCATATGAAATTGTTGACTTACTAAAGACGCTCAATGTGCTACGTCAATTTAAATCTAAACAATAAGTTTGAATTTGATAGATTTTGATAAAAATTGCAAATAATTTTAT from Aerococcus urinaeequi includes:
- a CDS encoding co-chaperone GroES; protein product: MIKPLNGRAVVRVEEAKEQTVSGIVLPSAAKEKQQVGVVEAVAENTEDFTSQLKEGDRVLFEKYAGSTFEYEGQELLIIKESDIIAIVD